In a single window of the Ruminococcus albus 7 = DSM 20455 genome:
- a CDS encoding ParA family protein — MKNTKIIAVANQKGGVGKTTTTINVGAALALTGKKVLLIDLDTQESLSNFLGIYNAENNIGKALYKTVNRETIDLADYIVTNEVNRVDIIPAELNTMQRIAIDLVSVRSKETVFRRLINQNSELLSRYDYILLDCPPSLNVILDNALTASRYVLIPCQAHPLSYPPLPNLLLQINEIQAELNENIEIIGIVPTMVDRSNNSKTTVEMLRGNYSDIVFESEIERMAVAANSALTEKAVVLSNAKDNRVSREYKALTDELVSRIEGV; from the coding sequence ATGAAAAACACAAAAATAATTGCAGTAGCAAATCAGAAAGGCGGCGTGGGCAAAACCACTACTACAATCAATGTAGGTGCAGCACTTGCTCTTACGGGCAAAAAGGTCCTGCTAATTGACTTGGACACTCAGGAATCCCTTTCAAATTTCCTCGGGATCTACAATGCAGAGAACAATATAGGTAAAGCGCTCTACAAAACAGTTAACCGCGAAACTATTGACCTTGCAGATTACATTGTCACAAACGAGGTCAACAGAGTTGACATAATCCCGGCAGAACTGAACACAATGCAGCGTATCGCCATAGACCTTGTATCAGTCAGAAGCAAAGAAACAGTTTTTCGCAGATTGATAAATCAGAACAGTGAACTTCTTAGCAGATACGACTACATCCTGCTTGACTGCCCACCGTCCCTTAATGTTATATTGGATAACGCACTTACGGCAAGCCGTTATGTGCTTATCCCCTGTCAGGCTCACCCTCTGAGCTATCCCCCGCTGCCTAATCTCCTATTACAGATAAATGAGATTCAAGCAGAACTGAATGAAAACATAGAAATCATCGGAATTGTGCCAACAATGGTTGACAGGAGCAACAACAGCAAAACAACGGTCGAAATGCTCCGCGGTAATTACTCTGACATTGTTTTTGAAAGCGAGATAGAACGTATGGCTGTTGCCGCCAACTCTGCACTCACTGAAAAGGCAGTTGTTCTGTCAAACGCTAAGGACAACCGCGTATCACGTGAATACAAGGCTCTCACTGATGAGCTTGTAAGTCGTATCGAGGGGGTGTAA
- a CDS encoding ParB/RepB/Spo0J family partition protein: MKFDKVSETFSERKEKGSIKESLISAEEVLNEITEIAMHKLDMYTDEDGNQPFDIDDEKVEALSESIKENGQLEPIIVRKKNGRYQILSGHHRYLALKSITAMYALATVVDVSDLKAYMIVCESNIHHAAPPPSKLCKIFLRYRAAGKEEKITADQLAKMFGISREQMYRIIAMDTLTTPMQELVDAGLISTNSIKQLRTLTPDQQDTLADYVYNEDKKLNKAKCDKVIDLFITNANATVEDIDECLNSDDKEKEPANNYNAMKKMSKEQLADYIFANLASFTSSEKILSFLCDNIGKEKQNLEKH, from the coding sequence ATGAAATTTGATAAAGTAAGTGAAACATTCTCCGAGAGAAAGGAAAAAGGAAGTATAAAAGAAAGCCTTATCTCAGCTGAGGAAGTTCTGAACGAGATAACCGAGATAGCTATGCACAAGCTTGATATGTACACAGACGAGGATGGAAATCAGCCTTTTGACATAGACGATGAAAAAGTTGAAGCCCTGAGCGAAAGTATAAAAGAGAATGGGCAGCTGGAACCTATCATCGTTCGTAAAAAGAATGGTAGGTATCAGATACTCAGCGGTCATCATAGATACCTCGCTCTGAAGTCGATAACTGCAATGTATGCACTTGCAACTGTGGTCGATGTATCCGACCTTAAAGCCTACATGATAGTGTGCGAAAGCAACATCCATCATGCGGCTCCCCCGCCCTCTAAGCTTTGTAAGATTTTCCTGCGGTATCGTGCCGCAGGAAAAGAAGAGAAGATAACCGCCGATCAGCTTGCTAAGATGTTCGGCATCAGCCGTGAACAGATGTATCGCATAATTGCTATGGACACACTTACAACACCGATGCAGGAACTGGTCGATGCAGGACTTATCTCAACCAACAGCATAAAACAGCTGAGAACACTTACCCCTGACCAACAGGATACGCTTGCTGACTATGTTTATAATGAGGACAAAAAGCTTAACAAGGCGAAATGTGACAAGGTCATAGATCTGTTTATCACTAATGCAAATGCAACGGTAGAAGATATTGACGAGTGTCTGAACAGTGACGATAAAGAAAAGGAACCTGCCAACAACTACAATGCTATGAAGAAAATGAGCAAAGAACAGCTGGCTGACTATATTTTTGCAAACCTTGCAAGCTTTACTTCGTCAGAAAAAATCCTTTCTTTTCTCTGTGATAATATTGGAAAGGAGAAGCAAAATCTTGAAAAACATTGA
- a CDS encoding DUF5348 domain-containing protein, whose translation MKMGKLGYNSDNSRYGILVCDLWELDGFRCGDTLEVWDRDTEQWIPTRMEMRWKNEWYLVGTPYSGTALEGLKVRVK comes from the coding sequence ATGAAAATGGGAAAGCTTGGATATAATAGCGACAATAGCAGATACGGCATTCTTGTCTGCGATTTATGGGAGTTAGATGGCTTTCGCTGTGGCGATACATTAGAGGTGTGGGACAGAGATACAGAGCAGTGGATACCGACACGCATGGAAATGCGTTGGAAAAACGAATGGTATCTCGTCGGCACGCCATACAGCGGTACGGCTTTAGAGGGTTTGAAAGTAAGAGTGAAATAA
- a CDS encoding 3'-5' exonuclease: protein MKVHNHDYPDHKTARQWAKQGFLPIDGAEGIELWANQFCQNKYIYYGPDEVSKATPDQLSNFFRFERENRNQREKEKRKHRNAELIAENKELRKENNLLELSLCELERTAIRLMRNVDISPEKSADTIIIDTETTGLSELDDELLQVSIIDDAGNVLYNSYLRPLYHTSWKEAECVNNITPRMVAEAPTIYDEMPKINAIIKAAKKIIGFNTGFDENFLYFSGGISWMNKEVVDVMTMFAPIYGEWSEQYDDYKWQNLIKAADYYDYDWSSRPGEAHNSLADCYATLYVYNKIIE from the coding sequence ATGAAAGTACATAATCACGATTATCCCGACCACAAAACCGCAAGGCAGTGGGCAAAACAAGGCTTTTTACCAATAGATGGGGCAGAAGGAATAGAGTTATGGGCAAATCAATTTTGTCAGAATAAATACATCTATTACGGACCCGATGAAGTATCCAAGGCTACACCCGATCAGCTTTCTAACTTTTTCCGCTTTGAACGAGAAAACCGAAATCAAAGAGAAAAAGAAAAAAGGAAGCACAGAAACGCTGAACTAATTGCAGAAAACAAAGAGCTTAGAAAAGAGAATAATCTACTTGAATTATCCTTATGCGAACTTGAAAGGACTGCAATTAGACTTATGCGAAACGTTGACATATCACCCGAAAAATCAGCGGATACTATTATAATAGATACTGAAACAACAGGACTCAGTGAATTAGACGATGAATTGCTGCAAGTATCTATCATCGATGATGCAGGAAATGTTCTTTACAACAGCTATCTTCGCCCCTTATACCATACTTCATGGAAAGAAGCGGAATGTGTAAATAACATTACTCCGCGAATGGTAGCGGAGGCACCGACCATCTATGATGAAATGCCAAAGATAAATGCTATCATAAAAGCTGCCAAAAAAATCATAGGCTTTAATACCGGGTTTGATGAAAACTTCCTTTATTTCTCCGGTGGAATTTCATGGATGAATAAAGAGGTCGTTGATGTAATGACGATGTTCGCGCCGATCTACGGTGAATGGAGCGAACAATACGACGATTATAAATGGCAAAACCTTATTAAAGCTGCCGATTACTATGATTATGATTGGAGCAGCCGACCAGGTGAAGCACACAACAGTCTTGCAGACTGCTATGCTACCCTATATGTGTACAATAAGATCATTGAATAA
- a CDS encoding YkgJ family cysteine cluster protein, with amino-acid sequence MNIEKKQLKQIQALISKTSCIGSVVQLYLNINKDLRLRLKPKCLSNCCQCCNDLFFISPPEFYTILFYLKEYMGEDYILAKIQYSQAMLNKLKNACPSYDDYSSSYLSFDKDLYISLHDTLENHKIRCPFLNSKGHCDIYPVRPLICRLYGWKIQCKNIGKTMKYNKYEKYNEFQKLNGYNGKFEKEYIIIDYLAELAPLLLFNEEEFKKKYQESI; translated from the coding sequence ATGAATATCGAAAAAAAACAATTAAAACAGATACAAGCTCTGATTTCAAAGACAAGCTGTATCGGATCTGTTGTACAATTATATCTAAATATAAATAAAGATTTAAGATTAAGGTTAAAACCTAAATGTTTATCTAATTGTTGCCAATGCTGCAATGATCTTTTTTTTATATCACCTCCAGAATTCTACACAATTCTCTTTTACCTGAAAGAATACATGGGTGAAGACTATATTTTAGCAAAAATACAGTATTCTCAAGCAATGTTGAATAAACTGAAAAATGCTTGTCCATCGTATGATGATTATTCAAGTTCTTATTTATCATTTGATAAAGACCTATATATTTCTTTACATGACACCTTAGAAAACCATAAAATTCGCTGCCCTTTTTTAAATTCCAAAGGTCATTGTGACATTTATCCTGTACGACCTTTAATCTGTAGGTTATATGGTTGGAAAATACAGTGTAAAAATATAGGTAAAACAATGAAATATAACAAGTATGAAAAATACAATGAATTTCAAAAACTAAATGGTTATAATGGTAAGTTTGAAAAAGAGTATATCATAATTGATTATCTTGCTGAACTTGCTCCCCTACTTTTATTTAATGAAGAAGAGTTCAAGAAAAAATATCAAGAATCCATATAA